One bacterium DNA segment encodes these proteins:
- the rbfA gene encoding 30S ribosome-binding factor RbfA: MTSYRADQVGEQVREEIMSIIRRELKDPRIGFVSITAVRMSPDLRQARVRVSVLGKPEEQKASIAGLVSAKGLIRHELGRRLQNLKVSPELRFELDPSIEYSVHISELLKEVLPHGVGDSEEDAL; encoded by the coding sequence ATGACCAGCTACCGCGCCGATCAGGTCGGAGAGCAGGTGCGCGAGGAGATCATGTCCATCATCCGGCGTGAGCTCAAGGACCCGCGCATCGGGTTCGTGAGCATCACGGCGGTGCGCATGTCGCCTGATCTGCGGCAGGCGCGCGTGCGCGTCAGCGTGCTCGGCAAGCCCGAGGAGCAGAAGGCGTCCATCGCGGGGCTCGTGTCGGCCAAAGGGCTCATCCGCCACGAGCTCGGCCGCCGCCTTCAGAACCTCAAGGTCTCACCCGAGCTGCGATTCGAGCTCGATCCCTCGATCGAGTACAGCGTTCATATTTCGGAGCTGCTGAAAGAAGTGCTGCCCCACGGCGTCGGGGACAGTGAGGAGGACGCGCTATAG
- a CDS encoding bifunctional oligoribonuclease/PAP phosphatase NrnA — MLIPPPLPDTYTFLPGFDEIQAEPPHGIDPHLVLFFDSGNLERSGNSVKRIAKHATIVNIDHHPSNSRFGDLNVIEPDASAVGQIVIEMLDRFGYPITPTIATNLYVALLTDTGGFRHENTTPRALDDAARLARLGADPGHIATMVYKMRPETTLKLSGLALATMRVELEGRLAWAKVSRRMLREANAVMAESEGIIDTLNSIAGLELAILFKEVQDSLTKISVRSRGAIDAAAMCALFGGGGHIRAAGAEIGEPMDEAVRMVLTAAKEAIRAASSQR; from the coding sequence GTGCTGATCCCGCCGCCTCTGCCGGATACGTACACGTTCCTCCCCGGGTTTGACGAGATCCAGGCTGAACCGCCGCATGGGATCGACCCGCACCTGGTTTTATTTTTCGACTCCGGCAACCTTGAGCGTTCGGGCAACAGCGTCAAGCGCATCGCCAAGCACGCCACGATCGTCAACATCGACCACCATCCGTCCAATTCGAGGTTCGGTGACCTTAACGTCATCGAACCTGACGCGTCGGCGGTCGGCCAGATAGTCATCGAGATGCTCGACCGCTTCGGCTATCCGATCACGCCGACGATCGCGACCAATCTCTACGTCGCGCTGCTGACCGACACGGGCGGCTTCCGTCACGAGAACACGACGCCGCGCGCCCTCGACGATGCGGCACGCTTGGCGCGCCTCGGGGCCGACCCCGGACACATCGCGACGATGGTCTACAAGATGCGGCCCGAGACCACGTTGAAGCTGAGCGGCCTCGCCCTGGCGACGATGCGGGTCGAGCTCGAGGGCAGGCTCGCGTGGGCCAAGGTGTCACGGCGCATGCTGCGGGAGGCGAATGCGGTGATGGCCGAGTCGGAGGGCATCATCGACACCCTCAACAGCATCGCCGGGCTGGAGCTCGCCATCCTCTTCAAGGAAGTCCAGGACTCTCTGACCAAGATCAGCGTGCGGAGTCGTGGTGCCATCGACGCCGCCGCGATGTGCGCTCTTTTCGGCGGCGGCGGTCACATCCGCGCCGCCGGCGCCGAGATCGGCGAGCCGATGGACGAGGCGGTGAGGATGGTGCTGACGGCCGCCAAGGAGGCGATCCGTGCCGCCTCGTCCCAGCGCTGA
- the truB gene encoding tRNA pseudouridine(55) synthase TruB — translation MPPRPSADRPAFASGVLNVDKPAGETSFAVVNRLRRVTGARRVGHAGTLDPLATGVLPILFESSTRLAEFALRLPKTYVADIHLGFTTATDDAEAEKEAVGDPSAVTAEHVLEALSAFSGRILQEPPAFSAVKIDGKRAYKLARRGDEPRPRAREVEVYEARLLDFEPGPNAVARVEIRCGSGTYLRSIARDLGRRLAVGGYLGRLVRTAYGGLAIASAVQPAELTTAEQVRSHLLSGEVILPDMERVKLNVEQEAMVRQGRAVRVLPEPGPGLVRAHDAAGRLIALGHTDPLRRTFVPEKVLTC, via the coding sequence GTGCCGCCTCGTCCCAGCGCTGACCGCCCTGCCTTTGCGAGCGGGGTCCTCAATGTCGACAAGCCGGCGGGGGAGACTTCGTTTGCGGTCGTGAACCGGTTGCGCCGGGTGACCGGCGCGCGTCGCGTCGGCCACGCCGGCACCCTGGACCCGCTGGCCACTGGGGTCCTGCCCATCCTGTTCGAGTCGTCCACGCGCCTGGCCGAGTTCGCGCTGCGCCTGCCCAAGACCTATGTCGCCGACATCCACCTCGGCTTCACCACGGCGACCGACGACGCCGAGGCGGAGAAGGAGGCGGTGGGCGACCCGAGCGCCGTCACCGCCGAGCATGTGCTCGAAGCGCTGTCCGCCTTCTCCGGGCGGATCCTGCAGGAGCCGCCCGCATTCTCCGCCGTCAAGATCGACGGCAAGCGGGCCTACAAGCTCGCCCGGCGCGGCGACGAGCCGCGTCCTCGAGCCCGCGAGGTCGAGGTGTACGAGGCGCGGCTGCTGGACTTCGAGCCCGGGCCGAACGCGGTCGCCCGGGTCGAGATCCGCTGCGGCAGCGGGACCTACCTTCGCTCCATCGCCCGTGATCTCGGACGCAGGCTCGCTGTCGGCGGCTATCTCGGCCGGCTGGTCCGCACCGCCTACGGGGGCCTGGCGATCGCGTCGGCGGTGCAGCCGGCGGAGCTGACCACCGCCGAGCAGGTGCGCAGCCACCTCCTTTCGGGCGAGGTCATACTGCCGGACATGGAGCGGGTCAAGCTGAACGTCGAGCAGGAGGCGATGGTCCGGCAGGGCCGCGCCGTCCGGGTCCTGCCCGAGCCGGGTCCCGGGCTGGTCCGCGCCCACGACGCCGCCGGCCGCCTGATCGCGCTGGGCCACACCGATCCTTTGCGCCGGACGTTCGTACCCGAGAAGGTGCTCACCTGCTAG